In a single window of the Candidatus Poribacteria bacterium genome:
- a CDS encoding HEAT repeat domain-containing protein, protein MLSFEQVIQNLTDTTQPSIVRCSAIANLISQGSSEGIRSLIEVLADSDSMVRREAAMALRQMDATRAAQPLLEALQVESNDLTLWAMLEAVGELATPDALPMLESLRAAGPMLTRIEVKKSIARIEARYANGSTSTSAEASEPELHHERIEAHEPSATEDLADTEITPEEDPGASESNVPHDSTEDFQETTSDDLFIEELEDVATVESHEKQPTEFEEIFTTPSVDPDEGARSTPEEITDIPDYTESADEQVDVLEETESADEVTDALDYVQFDDESNPPIDEIGEDPQSETPTETSTTDTESTHREKEDQEINDLAESIARSSRLAGSSVNLPVLAPNASTVPYDPKGTALESAETNFFLTLIHPGRYLSKQWMQRTRVYPILWAVLVIVTIAFTQYQKHTKIELSPLSRFGLSISKLPELVKRSLAEGDFYIQEGYYRKAINSYELSRGLGALPVSFYRKLGFAYFKEGQYALAVEAYELFLEAKENENPDVFAAEASLVGVYPLTSVGEGTTRDYETYNILGTAYMKLGRALDAQRTYEKAIHLAPKYGEAYNNLARLYAHNYPDHLPANINNPQVSHPLFANSVLQTSPRLRFAEALAYTAVTLNPDVAAYHDTLGWILSKRGQVNKGIKTLERAINLQSDAVEPHYHLAQVALKANERERAIKAIRNVFKLNPAFVSLNTAE, encoded by the coding sequence ATGTTATCTTTTGAACAAGTCATCCAGAATTTAACGGATACAACGCAACCGAGTATTGTCCGCTGCAGTGCTATAGCGAATCTCATTTCACAAGGTAGTTCCGAAGGAATAAGATCCCTAATTGAGGTACTTGCTGATTCAGATTCGATGGTCCGGCGCGAAGCCGCAATGGCACTTCGACAAATGGATGCGACTCGGGCTGCGCAACCGCTGCTTGAAGCGTTGCAGGTGGAGTCAAACGATTTAACGCTTTGGGCAATGCTTGAAGCTGTTGGAGAGTTGGCAACACCTGACGCGCTTCCTATGCTCGAATCGCTCCGTGCTGCGGGTCCTATGCTCACACGGATCGAAGTGAAGAAAAGCATCGCGCGGATTGAAGCGCGTTATGCCAATGGCAGCACTTCTACATCCGCAGAAGCGTCTGAACCCGAATTGCACCACGAGCGAATAGAGGCACATGAACCGTCGGCAACAGAAGACCTCGCAGATACAGAGATCACTCCAGAAGAAGACCCAGGAGCATCGGAGTCCAATGTTCCCCATGACAGCACTGAAGATTTCCAAGAGACTACATCCGACGATCTGTTTATAGAAGAATTAGAAGATGTAGCGACAGTTGAATCTCATGAGAAACAACCCACAGAATTTGAAGAAATATTCACAACTCCTTCTGTTGATCCAGACGAAGGAGCTAGGTCAACGCCAGAAGAGATAACTGATATACCTGATTATACAGAGTCCGCGGATGAACAGGTCGATGTCCTGGAGGAAACGGAATCAGCAGATGAAGTAACTGATGCCCTGGATTATGTACAGTTCGACGATGAATCGAATCCACCTATAGATGAAATCGGAGAAGACCCCCAATCAGAAACACCTACAGAGACTTCAACAACCGATACGGAATCAACACATCGAGAAAAAGAAGATCAAGAGATAAACGATTTAGCGGAATCCATTGCACGATCATCTCGTCTTGCCGGTTCATCGGTTAATCTCCCCGTGTTAGCACCTAATGCTTCCACCGTCCCGTATGATCCGAAGGGCACTGCGCTTGAATCCGCCGAGACGAACTTTTTTCTTACCCTTATACACCCTGGCAGGTATCTCTCCAAACAGTGGATGCAACGAACGCGGGTGTATCCGATATTGTGGGCTGTCCTGGTTATCGTTACGATCGCTTTCACTCAGTATCAGAAACACACAAAAATAGAGTTAAGTCCACTATCTCGTTTTGGGCTTTCTATCAGTAAACTACCGGAATTGGTAAAACGTTCATTGGCGGAAGGTGATTTCTACATTCAGGAGGGATATTATAGGAAAGCCATTAATTCATATGAGCTGAGCAGGGGACTCGGTGCCCTTCCGGTTAGTTTCTATAGGAAACTCGGATTTGCGTATTTTAAGGAAGGTCAGTACGCCCTTGCCGTTGAAGCGTATGAACTGTTTTTAGAGGCGAAAGAGAATGAGAACCCGGACGTGTTTGCCGCCGAAGCTTCACTCGTTGGCGTTTATCCGCTTACATCGGTAGGAGAAGGAACAACCCGCGACTATGAAACTTACAATATCCTTGGGACAGCGTATATGAAACTCGGACGTGCTTTGGACGCGCAACGCACCTACGAAAAGGCGATACATCTTGCCCCGAAATATGGTGAGGCATACAATAATCTCGCACGCCTCTATGCGCATAACTATCCCGATCATTTACCGGCAAATATTAACAACCCACAAGTTTCACACCCGTTGTTTGCAAATTCTGTTTTGCAGACTTCACCGAGACTGCGGTTTGCTGAGGCATTAGCCTATACAGCCGTAACGTTGAATCCGGATGTCGCTGCTTATCACGACACCCTCGGTTGGATTTTATCGAAGCGGGGACAAGTCAACAAGGGAATCAAAACTTTGGAGCGCGCCATCAATCTACAAAGCGATGCTGTCGAGCCTCATTATCACCTGGCGCAGGTTGCGCTAAAAGCCAACGAACGGGAGAGGGCAATAAAAGCGATCCGAAACGTGTTCAAACTCAATCCGGCTTTTGTATCGCTCAATACAGCAGAATAG
- a CDS encoding S8 family serine peptidase: MEKKSFYLYILVLFIHSQLVFAQSNSDDFSYITETPGELIVRLNLGTSGEQLEKLSRQLGALSVFPVFPATTPGGRHPQLRRIYLIRFPKDRKLDTLRRRYERHTAVEAVEVNRLNQFCAEIPPNDPNYAEQWNLDVLNILQAWAIEQGNPQVTVAVVDSGIATRHPEFRSQIWENVGEVPRNGIDDDGNGYIDDRIGWDFSDAPTLPGSGDWTVRDNDPEDETGHGTHVSGIIAARVNNALGVAGIAPNCRLMPLRAGFKYGGGAYLQNDDLAAAIVYAADNGAQVINMSWGDTVRAFIIEDAIEYAHHRGCVLVGAAGNSATVGSYYPAALKPVISVAGLGQENQLYDGSNFGATINIAAPGEEILSTALNGEYRKRSGTSMAAAHVSGVAALVLSANPNATNIEIQEKLITTAKPLFITELVGAGSLDAYAALVSSTSLVAKIDAQRTLQQAHGGIEIVGAVIAREVIFDRVEIIGSAGGAEFSEFWLEYGIGEVPDLWYPLGAAQTEPKLSECLHKWDTSALAEGRYTLRLSVKSENGDLKRAKVVVDVVHEAPLIIKHEAQPWLAGNKFNSVVMWQTDALTTGKIQILEANRNIDRTVYSDSENLLHFVNVSDLGGPPGTYLYQLVVKSRIGELHIDDNNGRLYQIEVNDASIDISPLSQVASIENGLHAIASPVDINGNGKLELFTVEMETGTAQIFEIADNGTYEQIFSFPESLWPWASADTDNDGLIEILCNASGVTFLLEQPARGEFPTERIWEARGQWSRTIADTDADGTPEIFARDDVTNAISIYEAIGDNDYRIVATLESPMWGNDGISANFASGDFDGDGQIEILAADNDGRVFVHEASGNNQYKQTWIHTLPEGTPQLFAAGDMDGDGNDEFAICARTGTHVGTTELDIRYYHWLLTIFKSDGDNTYRAVWTQRIRDVRDGGNGMTIADANNDGHNELCIAAQPNFYLVQYDGIEYRPIWHHPATSTFNPIVVDLNSNGAKALLFNSDNALTVFETPASTTSKQSTSISVVPTRRPRLHAAAHSPPNQLLLEFDKPMGVSATHAGRYRLHKQSEMENGSESYAPLSAILDQAGKRVVLTFSPEVFRTGNRYQIEALQISDRHGADLAEDARMLTIMLLAPTLAEVIVYPNPVTACNQVTFDKLPAGTNIDIYDVSGNCIASLTRTEYERDRRVWELFGVSSGVYIYVLSSQKDQRIGKFSVIR; the protein is encoded by the coding sequence ATGGAAAAAAAATCTTTTTACCTCTACATCCTCGTCCTGTTTATCCATTCACAATTGGTCTTTGCCCAAAGCAATTCAGACGATTTTTCTTACATCACTGAAACACCTGGAGAACTGATCGTCCGTTTGAATCTGGGGACATCTGGTGAGCAACTCGAAAAGTTGAGTAGACAACTCGGTGCCCTGTCTGTTTTTCCAGTTTTTCCCGCCACGACCCCCGGCGGACGACATCCCCAACTCCGGCGCATTTATCTGATTCGGTTTCCAAAAGATAGGAAATTGGACACCTTACGGCGACGGTATGAACGGCACACGGCTGTTGAAGCGGTTGAGGTGAATCGCCTGAACCAGTTCTGTGCAGAAATACCACCGAACGATCCAAACTATGCCGAGCAGTGGAATTTAGATGTCCTAAATATCCTACAAGCGTGGGCTATAGAACAGGGAAACCCACAAGTAACGGTGGCAGTCGTTGATAGTGGGATTGCAACCCGACATCCTGAATTTCGTTCGCAGATATGGGAGAACGTCGGTGAGGTGCCGAGGAACGGCATTGACGATGACGGAAACGGTTACATTGATGACAGAATCGGGTGGGATTTCAGCGACGCGCCGACCCTTCCCGGCAGCGGCGATTGGACAGTTCGCGATAATGACCCCGAAGATGAAACTGGACACGGAACACACGTCTCAGGTATCATTGCTGCGAGAGTGAACAATGCGCTTGGTGTCGCGGGAATCGCGCCGAACTGCCGTTTGATGCCTCTGAGAGCTGGTTTCAAGTATGGAGGCGGTGCTTATCTTCAGAACGATGATCTCGCCGCCGCTATTGTTTACGCCGCAGACAATGGGGCACAGGTGATTAATATGAGTTGGGGGGATACGGTGCGTGCCTTCATTATAGAAGATGCCATAGAATACGCCCATCATCGTGGGTGTGTCTTGGTTGGTGCCGCGGGCAATTCGGCGACAGTCGGTTCTTATTATCCTGCTGCTCTTAAACCCGTTATATCCGTTGCGGGGCTTGGACAGGAAAATCAGTTGTATGACGGTTCTAATTTCGGAGCTACAATCAATATTGCCGCGCCCGGTGAAGAAATTCTCAGCACAGCACTTAATGGGGAATACCGAAAAAGATCCGGTACATCCATGGCAGCTGCACATGTCTCTGGTGTTGCGGCTCTCGTCTTGTCTGCAAACCCGAACGCTACCAATATAGAGATTCAAGAGAAATTGATTACCACTGCAAAGCCGCTTTTCATTACCGAACTCGTTGGAGCAGGTTCACTGGATGCATACGCGGCACTCGTGTCTTCAACATCGCTTGTTGCAAAAATTGATGCGCAACGGACATTGCAACAAGCTCACGGTGGAATTGAAATCGTCGGCGCAGTGATAGCTCGCGAGGTTATCTTTGATAGAGTTGAGATTATCGGGAGCGCAGGTGGTGCTGAATTTTCTGAATTCTGGCTGGAGTATGGCATCGGTGAAGTTCCTGATTTATGGTATCCCTTGGGAGCTGCGCAAACTGAACCGAAATTGAGCGAGTGTCTACACAAGTGGGACACCTCTGCTTTAGCGGAAGGCAGGTATACCCTACGACTGAGTGTTAAATCCGAAAATGGAGACCTCAAGAGAGCCAAGGTGGTTGTTGACGTGGTTCACGAGGCACCTCTTATTATAAAGCATGAAGCACAACCGTGGCTTGCGGGAAACAAATTCAATTCAGTGGTGATGTGGCAAACGGACGCATTAACCACAGGCAAAATCCAAATTTTGGAGGCAAACCGGAATATTGATAGAACTGTCTATTCGGATTCAGAGAATCTGCTTCATTTTGTCAATGTATCCGATTTAGGCGGACCACCGGGCACTTATTTGTACCAATTGGTGGTGAAAAGCCGCATCGGAGAGCTGCACATTGATGACAACAACGGCAGGTTATATCAGATTGAAGTGAACGATGCCTCAATTGATATATCCCCTCTCTCGCAAGTCGCATCAATTGAGAATGGATTGCACGCTATCGCCTCACCTGTGGATATAAACGGAAACGGAAAATTAGAACTTTTCACGGTTGAAATGGAAACTGGCACGGCACAAATTTTTGAGATAGCGGACAATGGGACCTACGAACAGATTTTTTCATTTCCCGAATCATTGTGGCCCTGGGCATCAGCGGATACAGATAACGATGGACTTATAGAAATATTGTGCAATGCTTCGGGGGTAACATTTCTGCTGGAACAACCCGCACGAGGCGAATTTCCAACGGAACGCATCTGGGAAGCACGCGGGCAGTGGAGTCGAACAATCGCAGATACGGATGCAGACGGTACACCTGAAATCTTCGCACGCGACGATGTTACGAATGCTATTTCAATATACGAGGCAATCGGAGATAATGACTATCGAATTGTAGCTACCCTTGAAAGCCCAATGTGGGGAAACGACGGGATTAGTGCGAATTTCGCCTCTGGTGATTTTGATGGCGATGGACAGATAGAGATTTTAGCCGCGGACAACGATGGAAGAGTGTTCGTACATGAAGCATCTGGAAACAACCAATACAAACAAACGTGGATACACACGCTTCCTGAAGGCACACCGCAACTCTTTGCCGCTGGGGATATGGATGGTGATGGAAACGACGAATTTGCTATCTGCGCCAGAACGGGTACCCACGTCGGCACTACGGAACTTGATATTCGTTACTATCACTGGCTTTTAACTATTTTCAAATCAGATGGTGATAATACTTATCGTGCCGTCTGGACACAACGCATCCGTGACGTGCGAGATGGGGGAAATGGAATGACTATTGCGGACGCGAATAACGATGGACACAATGAACTATGCATCGCCGCTCAGCCTAACTTCTACCTCGTACAGTATGACGGAATAGAGTATCGACCTATCTGGCACCACCCCGCAACAAGTACTTTCAATCCGATTGTCGTTGACCTGAATAGCAATGGAGCAAAGGCATTGTTGTTTAACAGTGATAATGCCTTGACCGTTTTTGAGACACCTGCATCTACAACTTCAAAGCAATCCACATCAATATCTGTCGTGCCAACACGGCGACCCCGCTTGCATGCCGCTGCGCATTCTCCACCGAATCAACTCTTGTTGGAGTTTGACAAACCGATGGGCGTTTCTGCGACACACGCTGGTCGTTACCGTCTACACAAACAGAGCGAAATGGAAAACGGTTCGGAAAGTTACGCGCCGCTCTCGGCGATTCTTGACCAAGCGGGGAAGCGGGTTGTCCTTACATTTTCTCCAGAAGTCTTCCGCACGGGCAATCGCTATCAGATTGAGGCGTTGCAAATTTCGGATAGACATGGTGCCGATCTTGCAGAGGATGCCAGAATGTTGACAATAATGCTCTTGGCACCAACGTTGGCAGAGGTGATTGTCTATCCCAATCCGGTGACAGCGTGTAATCAGGTTACATTCGATAAACTACCGGCGGGAACGAACATTGATATTTACGATGTCAGTGGAAACTGTATTGCATCGCTGACTCGGACGGAATATGAAAGAGATAGAAGGGTTTGGGAACTCTTTGGTGTCAGCAGTGGCGTCTATATTTATGTCCTTTCGTCTCAAAAGGATCAACGCATCGGCAAATTCTCTGTCATTCGCTAA
- a CDS encoding acetolactate synthase large subunit: MKASELIVKCLENENVDYIFGIPGEENLDLMDALLESNIQFIQTRDERGAAFMADVYGRLTGRAGVCLATLGPGAMNLVTGVADANMDRAPLVAITGQASLDRMHKESHQYMDVVSVFKPMTKWNTLLHLPEIIPESISKAFKTATSEKPGATHIDFPEDVAKMEVSAEPMPHDFPSEAEPVASCLLRAAQLINDAKQPIILAGNGVVRQGASRILTQFAEMTNIPVAHTFMGKGSIPWTHRLSLLSVGLQANDFVSCGFDRADLVIAIGYDIVEYHPRLWNPDRNKKLIHIDTQPSESDASYVTDVEMVGNIRQSLRHLMTQEIYPKDSEYASNTLRKIILDQLDEHRDDTGFPIKPQKILSDVRSVLAEDDILISDVGAHKMWIARMYPCYQPNTCIISNGFASMGIAQPGAFVAKLIYPERKCLAICGDGGFLMNSQELETATRIGVPFVTLIFNDEAYGLIEWKQMNSFGRPAHIDFTNPDFVKYAEAFGAKGYRVEGSDELVPILEDAFSQKVPSVIDCPVDYAENLRLTNELGHLTCPI; encoded by the coding sequence ATGAAAGCCTCAGAATTGATCGTTAAATGTTTGGAAAATGAAAACGTTGACTATATATTCGGAATACCCGGTGAAGAAAATCTGGATTTGATGGACGCGCTATTGGAATCCAATATCCAATTTATTCAAACACGTGACGAACGCGGTGCCGCCTTCATGGCTGATGTCTATGGTCGGCTCACTGGACGCGCCGGTGTATGCCTCGCGACTTTAGGTCCGGGAGCGATGAACCTTGTTACAGGGGTCGCTGATGCGAATATGGATAGGGCACCTCTCGTTGCGATCACCGGACAAGCAAGCTTAGACAGGATGCACAAAGAATCTCACCAATATATGGATGTTGTCTCTGTCTTCAAACCGATGACCAAATGGAATACACTCCTGCACCTCCCTGAAATCATACCGGAATCAATAAGTAAAGCCTTCAAGACGGCGACAAGCGAGAAACCTGGGGCTACACACATCGATTTTCCAGAGGATGTCGCCAAGATGGAAGTCAGCGCGGAACCTATGCCCCATGACTTTCCGAGTGAAGCCGAACCCGTTGCGTCCTGTTTGCTACGTGCCGCGCAACTTATTAACGACGCAAAGCAACCCATCATCCTCGCAGGAAACGGTGTTGTCCGTCAAGGTGCCTCTCGGATTCTGACCCAATTCGCTGAAATGACGAATATTCCGGTTGCACACACCTTTATGGGCAAAGGCAGCATTCCATGGACACATCGACTCTCCCTCCTCAGTGTCGGATTACAGGCAAACGATTTCGTTTCCTGTGGATTTGATAGGGCAGATCTTGTCATTGCAATCGGTTACGATATCGTCGAATATCATCCGCGTCTTTGGAACCCCGACCGGAATAAAAAACTCATCCATATTGATACACAACCGAGCGAAAGTGATGCCTCTTACGTCACTGATGTCGAGATGGTAGGCAACATCCGTCAGAGCCTCAGACACCTCATGACACAAGAAATCTATCCCAAAGATTCAGAGTATGCCTCAAACACCTTACGAAAAATCATACTCGATCAACTCGACGAACATCGCGATGATACAGGATTTCCTATAAAGCCCCAAAAAATCTTGAGTGATGTCCGTTCCGTCCTCGCTGAAGATGACATCCTGATTTCCGATGTTGGTGCGCACAAAATGTGGATCGCACGTATGTATCCATGTTATCAACCTAATACGTGCATCATCTCCAACGGTTTCGCCTCCATGGGCATCGCGCAACCGGGGGCTTTTGTTGCTAAACTTATCTATCCAGAGCGTAAATGTTTGGCAATCTGCGGCGATGGCGGTTTCCTAATGAACTCTCAGGAACTCGAAACAGCGACGCGAATCGGTGTCCCGTTTGTCACACTTATCTTCAATGATGAGGCTTACGGGCTTATCGAGTGGAAGCAGATGAACAGTTTTGGTAGACCTGCCCACATCGACTTCACAAACCCAGATTTTGTCAAATATGCCGAAGCCTTTGGTGCCAAAGGCTATAGAGTCGAAGGAAGTGACGAATTGGTTCCTATACTCGAAGATGCGTTCAGCCAGAAAGTTCCTTCAGTTATTGATTGCCCCGTTGATTATGCCGAAAATCTACGCTTAACCAACGAACTTGGACATTTAACATGTCCAATTTAA
- the mtnA gene encoding S-methyl-5-thioribose-1-phosphate isomerase, translating into MAVSTIEWADGRIRMIDQTLLPNEFKQIYCDDLPSVWEAIKSLRVRGAPAIGIAGALGAVIGIWNSTTKTYDAFAAELKSATDYLATSRPTAVNLFWALDRITQTAQKNSHLQVPELKEVLLTEALKIIDEDKAMCRAIGQHGMALLNANDTILTHCNAGGLATSDYGTALAVMFSAHEAGKKIQVYADETRPLLQGARLTTWELMQAGIDVTLICDNMAAQVMKEGKIQCVIVGADRIAANGDTANKIGTYNVAILAEAHGIPFYVAAPTSTLDFALETGAEIPIEQRAAEEVTEGFGKLTAPEGVKVYSPAFDVTPAALVTAIITEKGVARAPYTESLQALRDA; encoded by the coding sequence ATGGCAGTTTCAACAATTGAGTGGGCAGATGGCAGAATTCGGATGATCGATCAGACGCTATTGCCCAATGAATTCAAACAGATTTATTGCGATGATCTTCCATCGGTCTGGGAAGCCATCAAATCCCTACGTGTGCGCGGTGCTCCCGCGATCGGTATTGCTGGTGCTCTGGGCGCGGTGATCGGAATATGGAATTCCACTACGAAAACCTATGATGCTTTTGCCGCCGAACTTAAATCCGCTACAGATTATTTGGCGACATCACGACCAACAGCCGTTAATCTCTTTTGGGCACTGGATAGAATTACCCAAACGGCACAAAAAAACAGTCACCTTCAGGTCCCTGAACTCAAAGAGGTGTTACTTACTGAGGCTTTGAAGATTATTGATGAGGATAAAGCGATGTGTCGTGCCATTGGGCAGCACGGTATGGCGTTGCTAAACGCAAACGACACGATTCTAACGCATTGCAACGCTGGTGGGTTAGCAACATCCGATTATGGCACAGCATTAGCAGTTATGTTTAGCGCACACGAGGCGGGTAAGAAGATCCAAGTTTACGCCGACGAGACGCGTCCCCTTTTACAAGGCGCACGTCTCACCACTTGGGAACTCATGCAAGCGGGCATTGATGTGACGCTTATCTGTGATAACATGGCGGCGCAGGTCATGAAAGAAGGGAAGATCCAATGCGTGATTGTCGGCGCTGACCGGATTGCCGCAAACGGTGATACTGCCAACAAGATCGGCACCTATAACGTTGCTATCCTCGCAGAGGCACACGGCATTCCCTTTTATGTCGCCGCACCGACTTCTACCTTAGACTTCGCCCTCGAAACCGGGGCAGAAATTCCTATTGAGCAGCGGGCAGCGGAAGAGGTAACAGAAGGCTTCGGGAAACTAACTGCGCCTGAAGGCGTTAAAGTCTATAGTCCTGCGTTTGATGTTACGCCCGCGGCGTTAGTTACAGCAATCATTACTGAAAAAGGCGTGGCACGCGCCCCTTACACAGAGAGCCTGCAGGCTTTGAGAGACGCATAA
- a CDS encoding amidohydrolase family protein translates to MATTDLTHHIQSIRLVDTHEHMKREAEWVENGPDILQDLFGNYVPADLVTAGASPEAMRNLMDASQDITSRFKGIRDAWEATQFTGYGEAVSLIAKHIYGLDELTGDGLAGANNLKTLRSPGKRYHILHDLANLDHIQTDDFSWQCTPDTSGPDFFLYDLSWATFCNGQVDPSAIHTETGIEVNDVTSLKSAMSAIFAKHAPCAIAVKSQHAYNRTLNWIERSDAEAATALNTVLTKPAAAVDEATRLCLGDWCWARGVELTIEHNLPFKIHTGYYAGNDRMPVRRIPAGNMCALFARYLDAKFVLMHIAYPYNDELVALAKHYRNIWVDFCWAWSIDPYSSRDFLRRCIHAVPSNKLFAFGGDTGWPTSAMAYAIQARNEIRRALEAEIADGYLTEKQAMAFATRIMNTNQYDCFDISGTRSNIAKAA, encoded by the coding sequence ATGGCAACCACTGATTTGACACATCACATTCAATCTATTCGCCTCGTTGACACACACGAACACATGAAGCGCGAAGCCGAATGGGTTGAGAACGGACCCGATATTCTCCAAGACCTATTCGGAAATTATGTGCCTGCCGATCTGGTAACAGCTGGTGCTTCCCCGGAAGCGATGCGTAACCTGATGGACGCTTCTCAAGACATCACATCTCGGTTTAAAGGTATCCGAGACGCGTGGGAAGCGACGCAGTTTACTGGGTACGGCGAGGCTGTTAGTCTCATCGCAAAACACATCTATGGACTTGACGAACTGACAGGCGATGGTCTCGCGGGTGCCAATAACCTAAAGACGCTTCGCTCTCCCGGCAAACGTTATCACATCTTACACGATCTCGCAAACCTTGATCACATTCAAACAGACGATTTCAGTTGGCAGTGCACCCCAGACACATCCGGTCCCGATTTTTTCCTCTATGACCTTTCATGGGCAACATTCTGTAATGGACAGGTCGATCCGAGTGCTATCCACACCGAGACAGGTATTGAGGTCAACGACGTGACTTCCCTCAAGTCCGCTATGTCGGCAATTTTCGCCAAACACGCGCCTTGTGCTATCGCTGTAAAATCACAACATGCTTACAACCGCACACTCAACTGGATCGAGAGGAGTGATGCTGAGGCTGCTACTGCCTTGAACACTGTGCTCACCAAACCTGCTGCAGCGGTTGACGAAGCAACGCGGCTCTGCCTCGGAGATTGGTGCTGGGCGAGAGGCGTTGAACTCACGATTGAACACAACCTCCCGTTCAAAATTCACACCGGTTATTATGCTGGCAACGATCGGATGCCGGTGCGACGCATCCCTGCTGGCAATATGTGTGCCCTTTTTGCTCGGTATCTCGATGCGAAGTTTGTGTTGATGCACATCGCCTACCCTTATAACGACGAACTGGTCGCACTTGCCAAGCATTATCGTAATATTTGGGTTGACTTCTGCTGGGCGTGGAGTATAGATCCGTACAGTTCGCGTGATTTCCTCCGTCGATGCATCCATGCTGTCCCGTCAAATAAATTGTTCGCTTTCGGCGGCGATACGGGGTGGCCGACCAGCGCGATGGCGTATGCCATTCAAGCGAGAAACGAAATCCGACGTGCCCTTGAAGCCGAGATTGCAGACGGTTACCTCACCGAAAAACAGGCAATGGCGTTTGCAACCCGAATTATGAATACAAACCAGTACGACTGCTTTGATATAAGTGGCACCCGCTCGAACATTGCGAAAGCGGCATAA
- a CDS encoding cold shock domain-containing protein yields MPTGRIKYYNFDKGFGFIAQDSSDADVFLHSSAIKQPEYEELRVGQRVKYSIVEGEKGLVAQNVEVLLTPTERRWLRQGKAIIPRGYAGFPGQGQGQFISNDTVAVSGYDAGKPKPNRNRRDHDASVAPLGPAAKPPHNQRSSATDFKDSAAPRQEAQDSSSKQLSFGDLYILKQINFETSMFFALYNHVQLPATVLEMTLSSLTLNSNKGEQHIAKTDVKYCYKDIDAERVQASVDIDATVKAQQLTQLTNDVQAPEIDTKAVRLARKNGTPIEFTLREGEIFRGIIDWVSPYEIKLILENGAKVVIFRHAVYSFTID; encoded by the coding sequence ATGCCTACAGGACGGATTAAGTACTACAATTTCGATAAAGGCTTCGGATTTATCGCGCAAGATAGCAGTGATGCGGATGTCTTTTTACATAGTTCCGCTATTAAGCAGCCTGAATACGAGGAACTCCGTGTCGGACAGCGCGTAAAGTATAGCATTGTTGAAGGTGAGAAGGGGCTTGTTGCCCAGAACGTCGAAGTATTGCTGACACCGACAGAACGCCGATGGCTACGGCAAGGGAAGGCAATTATTCCGCGTGGTTACGCGGGGTTCCCGGGTCAGGGTCAGGGCCAATTTATCAGCAATGACACGGTGGCAGTGTCTGGTTATGATGCCGGCAAACCAAAGCCGAATCGGAATCGCCGAGACCATGATGCATCTGTAGCACCTCTGGGACCGGCAGCAAAACCACCACACAATCAACGTTCCTCAGCGACGGATTTTAAAGATTCGGCAGCACCGAGACAAGAGGCGCAAGACTCATCTTCAAAGCAACTCAGTTTTGGTGATCTCTATATCCTTAAGCAGATTAATTTTGAAACATCCATGTTTTTTGCGTTGTATAATCATGTACAACTGCCTGCTACCGTTCTTGAAATGACGCTCTCCAGTTTGACACTCAATAGCAATAAAGGTGAGCAGCACATCGCTAAAACGGATGTTAAATACTGTTATAAAGATATTGATGCAGAGAGGGTTCAGGCATCCGTTGATATTGATGCTACTGTGAAGGCACAGCAGCTGACACAATTAACCAATGATGTGCAAGCCCCTGAGATTGATACCAAAGCTGTTCGGCTCGCCCGAAAAAATGGAACTCCGATTGAGTTCACACTCCGTGAAGGAGAGATCTTCCGTGGCATTATAGACTGGGTCAGTCCTTACGAGATTAAACTCATTTTAGAGAACGGTGCCAAGGTTGTTATTTTCAGACATGCTGTGTATAGTTTTACCATAGATTAG
- a CDS encoding DUF971 domain-containing protein — MQKFQPTRIERSSTGLEIRWKDSHHCELSYRTLRQKCPCARCDATRLGKDPFHILPSDDFFENLQLVDIQRVGRYAVRLVWNDGHRTGIYTFQFLRELSESNPQT; from the coding sequence ATGCAGAAATTCCAACCGACTCGCATTGAAAGAAGCAGTACAGGTTTGGAAATCCGATGGAAAGATTCACATCACTGCGAATTATCCTACCGCACCCTCCGACAAAAATGCCCTTGTGCCCGTTGCGATGCCACACGATTAGGAAAAGATCCTTTTCACATCCTACCCTCTGACGATTTTTTTGAAAACCTACAGCTTGTTGACATTCAGCGAGTCGGACGCTACGCGGTAAGATTGGTATGGAACGACGGACATCGTACCGGAATTTATACGTTCCAATTTTTGCGTGAGTTAAGTGAAAGTAACCCTCAAACTTAG